Below is a window of Flavobacterium sp. N2820 DNA.
AAAAAATAAATAGATAAAAAACAATATTACACCATAATTAATTACTGAGATTATGGGCATAATTGTATCTAAATGATACATTTCTAGTGTTTTAAAGTATTCTTCATCGGCAGTTAAAAAAGTAATTCCGCTCCAAAGTAAAAGTTCCAAAATACTAATAATCATAATCCACTTCACAATAGAAGAAGATCTTTTGTGTAGCATTCCATAAATTTCTTTTTCTGTAACTTGGTCGAAAGTATTTTCGTTTTTCTTCCAATCTTTTTTTAATATTTCTAATTCATCCATGATTACGGATTTAATATTTTTTTTAATTTTCCTTTTACACGGTTCATTTTTACCCGTGCATTTACTTCACTAATACCTAAGGTTTCAGATATTTCGGTGTAATCTTTGTCTTCTAAATACAAGAAAACGAGCGCTTTTTCAATATCATTTAATTCACTTATGGCGCTGTATAATAGTTTTAATTTTTCTTCTTCTTCAAAGTTGTAATCGTCTTGTGTTACCTTATGAAAAGTACTATCAAACTCAATGGTATCAATGGTTCGTTTCTTTTTTCGATAAAGTGTAATTGCAGTGTTTAAGCCCACTCGGTATGCCCAAGTTGTAAATTTAGAATCGCCTCTAAAGTTGGGAAAAGCCTTCCATAATTGTATCGTAATTTCCTGAAACAAATCTTTATGCGCGTCAGCATCAGTAGTATATAATCTACAAATTTTGTGAATTATATTCTGATTTTCTTTAAGTTGTTTTACAAAAAGTGCTTCCGATTCTGTTTTCATATACAATAAGTAGCATTGAATGAAAAATTGTTACAATTCTTCATCAGAATGAACTACTTTAAATTTGAAGTTGATTTATTTTAATCGCTCGAAAAAGTATAATTCGTAATTCGGTAGTATTTCAGGATGTAAGATTTTTACCATATCTTTTAAAACCAAGTCAGGTCGGTTTTGTGCTAATTCATAATAAATTGCACCACCAGTTTTACCTTTTTTTGTGCTAAATGAATACACATTTTTGTTTTTTACAGCTTTAAAATGAATGTAATTTGGATTATTGTCTAAAATTTCCTGAATCGAAGTAAATTGCCCTGGTCCAATCCAAAAATCAGCACCTTTGGCTTTGTCTAAAACACTTTCGAAGGATAATGCTAAACTTCCAGTTCCTTTGGATTCTTTCCATAAGTAATTACCATTTGCTTCTTTTAAAAAGTAGGCTGCCCAACTATCGCCTTGTGGTAAAAACCATTGGTCTTCATAAATGGCACCAGCAAAAATGGTAGGCTGCGTTTTTGCATTTTTTGCTAAAGCTAATACGGAATTGTATTCTTTTTCAATCGAATTGAAAATTTCTGTCGCTTTATCGTCTAAATCATATAAAGCACCAAAAAACTTAATCCATTCTGCTTTACCAAGAGGTGTTTTTTCGGTCCAGTCTCCATTGAAGATGATTTTCTGACCGTTTTTTTCTAAGTTTTTATACGTTTTTAAATCACCATCTACACTAAAACCAATAATCACATCAGGTTGAATGTCTAAAATGACTTCGGTATTTAATCCTTGATTTGAACCTAAATCCCTGACTTTTCCTGCATCTATTAAGGCTCTTGTTTTTTCAGATGAAATATAATTTGTAGTTGGAAATCC
It encodes the following:
- a CDS encoding RNA polymerase sigma factor — its product is MKTESEALFVKQLKENQNIIHKICRLYTTDADAHKDLFQEITIQLWKAFPNFRGDSKFTTWAYRVGLNTAITLYRKKKRTIDTIEFDSTFHKVTQDDYNFEEEEKLKLLYSAISELNDIEKALVFLYLEDKDYTEISETLGISEVNARVKMNRVKGKLKKILNP
- a CDS encoding ABC transporter substrate-binding protein yields the protein MRHYIFLIILLLGFIQCKESKNQTGLNTSEQNSIRHAEGFSIEKYDGFSIVKVSNAYPEAKNNYTYILHKKNVQIPDSLQQFISIEVPIKKVIVTSTTHIPALESLGVEQTLIGFPTTNYISSEKTRALIDAGKVRDLGSNQGLNTEVILDIQPDVIIGFSVDGDLKTYKNLEKNGQKIIFNGDWTEKTPLGKAEWIKFFGALYDLDDKATEIFNSIEKEYNSVLALAKNAKTQPTIFAGAIYEDQWFLPQGDSWAAYFLKEANGNYLWKESKGTGSLALSFESVLDKAKGADFWIGPGQFTSIQEILDNNPNYIHFKAVKNKNVYSFSTKKGKTGGAIYYELAQNRPDLVLKDMVKILHPEILPNYELYFFERLK